Proteins found in one Hevea brasiliensis isolate MT/VB/25A 57/8 chromosome 18, ASM3005281v1, whole genome shotgun sequence genomic segment:
- the LOC110671177 gene encoding BOI-related E3 ubiquitin-protein ligase 1 yields the protein MAVQAQYPSNILLLNRNGQEGHDYSLQPQPGGFLDQSHMLFTNGGTNNPRKRGREVASAAAAAAAITTTTGGITTGPTIHPFSMQSQAPQLIDLSHLHNQQHLSQPNVVSTGLRLSFGDQQQMQQNHHYQQQQQQQQQQQSFVSQSSPFLCLLSEDFATQIKRQRDEIDQFLQAQGEHLRRTLADKRKRHYRALLSVAEESITRRLKEKEAEVEKATRRNAELEARAAQLSVEAQVWQAKARAQEATAASLQAQLQQAIMSGGMVTQDNRRGDEGGIGCSGGVDGQAEDAESAYVDPERVTVTAGPSCKRCRKRAATVVVLPCRHLCLCTECDQAAQACPLCLQVRNSSVEVFLY from the exons ATGGCTGTGCAAGCTCAATACCCTTCAAATATCCTCCTTCTAAACAG AAACGGGCAAGAGGGTCATGATTACTCATTGCAACCCCAACCAGGAGGATTTCTTGATCAATCCCATATGCTATTCACCAATGGAG GGACTAATAATCCACGAAAGAGAGGAAGAGAAGTGGCATCAGCAGCGGCGGCGGCGGCAGCAATTACAACGACCACTGGTGGCATCACAACAGGGCCAACAATCCATCCATTCTCTATGCAATCTCAAGCTCCTCAGCTAATAGACCTCTCCCATCTCCACAACCAGCAGCACCTATCCCAACCAAATGTTGTCTCCACGGGCCTCCGTTTATCTTTCGGCGACCAACAACAAATGCAACAAAACCACCATTATCAGCAGCAGCAACAGCAGCAACAACAGCAACAGAGTTTTGTATCCCAATCATCTCCTTTCTTGTGCTTATTATCAGAAGATTTTGCCACCCAAATTAAACGCCAAAGAGATGAGATAGACCAATTCCTTCAAGCTCAG GGAGAGCATTTGAGGCGCACATTAGCCGATAAGAGGAAGAGGCACTATCGTGCGCTGCTGAGCGTAGCGGAGGAATCAATAACCAGGCGATTGAAGGAGAAAGAAGCCGAAGTCGAAAAAGCCACTCGACGTAACGCAGAATTAGAGGCACGCGCCGCCCAACTCAGCGTGGAGGCACAGGTTTGGCAGGCAAAGGCTAGGGCACAAGAGGCTACGGCTGCATCGCTGCAGGCGCAACTGCAGCAGGCGATAATGAGCGGAGGAATGGTGACGCAGGATAACAGGAGAGGGGACGAAGGCGGGATAGGATGCTCTGGGGGAGTAGATGGACAAGCGGAGGATGCGGAGTCAGCGTACGTTGATCCGGAGCGGGTAACGGTGACGGCTGGTCCAAGTTGCAAGCGTTGTCGGAAACGGGCGGCGACTGTGGTGGTGCTGCCGTGTCGGCATCTGTGTCTCTGTACAGAATGTGACCAAGCGGCACAAGCTTGCCCACTTTGTCTCCAAGTAAGAAATTCCAGTGTTGAGGTTTTTCTGTATTAG